The following are encoded together in the Mycolicibacterium arabiense genome:
- a CDS encoding diol dehydratase small subunit produces MSGERVDITVENAVDGKLGLSDLRMDPAVLAHQAAVAEEGGNPQLAENFLRAAELATIDDEDVMALYEALRPYRSTAGQLDELRASLEARGATRCAALVEQAATVYARRGLLR; encoded by the coding sequence ATGAGCGGCGAACGCGTCGACATCACCGTCGAGAACGCCGTCGACGGCAAGCTCGGCCTGTCGGACCTGCGGATGGACCCGGCCGTCCTGGCGCACCAGGCCGCGGTCGCCGAGGAGGGCGGCAATCCGCAGCTTGCCGAGAACTTCCTGCGCGCAGCTGAACTCGCAACCATCGACGACGAAGACGTCATGGCGCTCTACGAGGCGCTGCGCCCGTACCGGTCGACGGCAGGCCAGCTCGACGAGCTGCGGGCGTCCCTGGAGGCGCGGGGCGCGACCCGCTGCGCGGCACTGGTCGAACAGGCCGCGACGGTGTACGCCCGGCGCGGCCTGTTGCGTTGA
- a CDS encoding BMC domain-containing protein — MASNAIGMIETKGYVAALAAADAMVKAANVTITDRQQVGDGLVAVIVTGEVGAVKAATEAGAESAAQVGELISVHVIPRPHSELGAHFSLAAQ, encoded by the coding sequence ATGGCCAGCAACGCGATCGGAATGATCGAGACCAAGGGCTACGTCGCGGCACTCGCCGCCGCCGATGCAATGGTCAAGGCAGCGAACGTGACCATCACCGACCGCCAGCAGGTGGGCGACGGCCTGGTCGCCGTCATCGTCACCGGCGAGGTGGGTGCGGTCAAGGCGGCCACCGAGGCAGGTGCCGAATCCGCCGCGCAGGTGGGCGAACTCATCAGCGTGCACGTCATCCCGCGCCCCCACAGCGAACTCGGCGCGCACTTCTCCCTCGCAGCCCAGTAG
- a CDS encoding microcompartment protein encodes MAAIDTATGTGTRTDIRVYLLVEDLQQQFAAYLGTPTRARGYPPYAGDHALIVEVSPALAIERVIDLALREVPGISPGILYVERQFGVLEIHSADLSDVRRAGEAILAGTGNAAADQLRPRVLYHDIIEDITDQHAVIINRTRQASMVLPGQSLLVYEMTPALFAAVAANEAERVAPGLTLVDVQMIGAAGRLYIGGSTGDVTAARDRITEVLAGIEGRDH; translated from the coding sequence ATGGCCGCGATCGACACCGCGACCGGCACGGGGACGCGGACCGACATCCGCGTGTACCTGTTGGTCGAGGATCTCCAGCAGCAGTTCGCCGCTTACCTCGGGACTCCGACCCGGGCCCGCGGGTATCCGCCGTACGCCGGTGATCACGCACTGATCGTCGAGGTGTCCCCCGCCCTGGCGATCGAGCGGGTGATCGACCTCGCTCTGCGGGAGGTCCCCGGCATCTCACCCGGAATCCTCTACGTGGAACGGCAATTCGGCGTGCTGGAGATCCACTCCGCCGATCTGTCCGACGTGCGTCGGGCAGGTGAGGCGATCCTGGCGGGCACGGGCAACGCGGCTGCCGATCAACTGCGCCCGCGAGTGCTCTACCACGACATCATCGAGGACATCACCGATCAGCACGCGGTGATCATCAACCGCACCCGGCAGGCGTCCATGGTGCTGCCCGGCCAGTCGCTGCTGGTCTACGAGATGACGCCCGCGCTGTTCGCGGCGGTCGCGGCGAACGAGGCCGAACGGGTCGCCCCGGGCCTCACCCTCGTCGACGTGCAGATGATCGGTGCGGCGGGCAGGCTGTACATCGGCGGAAGCACCGGCGACGTCACCGCGGCCAGGGACCGCATCACGGAGGTGTTGGCCGGCATCGAAGGACGGGACCACTGA
- a CDS encoding APC family permease: MTDQVVSRDENTGDSVQRLKRNAVGTLGVIFMAVATAAPITAMVGNVPIAVGFGNGSHAPAGYIVATVVLGLFAIGYATMAKHITTTGAFYGYISHGLGRVVGMASGLLITMAYIVFEASLIGIFSFFFKNFLSSQFGVEIHWIIPALLMLVLNAILTYFDVNLTAKVLGVFLVTEIVMLSLGAIAVLVKGGGPDGFAIAETLNPIGAFTPAAIAGASAGLGLFFAFWSWVGFESTAMYGEESKDPKRIIPRATMIAVLGVGLFYVFVSWMAIAGTGPQQSIELAQSADTSSEIFFGPVRDTYGEWAITLFNILLVTGSFACGMAFHNCASRYLYALGREGLSKGLQKTLGATHPTHGSPHIASFVQSGITLVLILAFFVAGMDPYVHMYTLLAILGTMAILIVQSLCAFAVIAYFHFHKNHPSSAHWFKTFLAPLLGGVGMLYVVYLLWEHKESAAGAASGTLLFKLTPWIVVGLFVFGAGMSLYFKLRDPRRYDLIGRVVFEDNEIRD; this comes from the coding sequence ATGACCGATCAAGTCGTTTCGCGCGACGAAAACACGGGTGACTCCGTCCAGCGGCTCAAGCGGAACGCCGTCGGAACCCTCGGGGTCATCTTCATGGCGGTCGCCACGGCCGCGCCCATCACCGCAATGGTCGGCAACGTTCCGATTGCCGTCGGCTTCGGAAATGGTTCGCACGCGCCGGCGGGCTACATCGTCGCGACCGTCGTGCTCGGACTGTTCGCCATCGGCTACGCGACCATGGCCAAGCACATCACCACGACCGGTGCGTTCTACGGCTACATCTCCCACGGCCTCGGCCGCGTGGTCGGCATGGCCAGCGGCCTGCTGATCACGATGGCCTACATCGTGTTCGAGGCCTCGCTGATCGGCATCTTCTCGTTCTTCTTCAAGAACTTCCTGTCGTCGCAGTTCGGCGTGGAGATCCACTGGATCATCCCCGCGCTGCTGATGCTGGTGCTGAACGCGATCCTCACCTACTTCGACGTGAACCTGACCGCCAAGGTGCTCGGCGTCTTCCTGGTCACCGAGATCGTCATGCTGTCGCTCGGTGCCATCGCGGTGCTGGTCAAGGGCGGCGGGCCCGACGGCTTCGCCATCGCCGAGACGCTCAACCCCATCGGGGCGTTCACCCCGGCCGCCATCGCGGGCGCCAGCGCCGGCCTCGGCCTGTTCTTCGCGTTCTGGTCGTGGGTCGGCTTCGAGTCGACCGCCATGTACGGCGAGGAGTCCAAGGACCCGAAGCGAATCATCCCCCGCGCGACCATGATCGCCGTCCTGGGCGTCGGCCTCTTCTACGTGTTCGTGTCGTGGATGGCGATCGCGGGCACCGGCCCGCAGCAGTCCATCGAACTCGCCCAGAGTGCGGACACCTCCTCGGAGATCTTCTTTGGCCCGGTCCGCGACACCTACGGCGAGTGGGCCATCACGCTGTTCAACATCCTGCTCGTGACCGGTTCGTTCGCCTGCGGCATGGCCTTCCACAACTGCGCGTCGCGCTACCTGTACGCACTCGGACGCGAGGGACTGTCCAAGGGCCTGCAGAAGACGCTCGGCGCAACGCATCCCACCCACGGGTCGCCGCACATCGCATCGTTCGTCCAGAGCGGCATCACGCTGGTGCTGATCCTGGCGTTCTTCGTCGCGGGCATGGATCCGTACGTGCACATGTACACGCTGCTGGCGATCCTCGGCACCATGGCCATCCTGATCGTCCAGTCGCTGTGCGCCTTCGCGGTGATCGCGTACTTCCACTTCCACAAGAACCACCCGTCCAGTGCGCACTGGTTCAAGACGTTCCTCGCGCCACTGCTCGGTGGCGTCGGCATGCTGTACGTCGTGTACCTGCTGTGGGAGCACAAGGAGTCCGCGGCAGGCGCGGCATCGGGGACGCTGCTGTTCAAGCTGACGCCGTGGATCGTGGTCGGCCTGTTCGTATTCGGTGCGGGAATGTCGCTGTACTTCAAGCTGCGTGACCCGCGGCGCTACGACCTGATCGGCCGGGTCGTGTTCGAGGACAACGAAATCCGCGACTGA
- a CDS encoding propanediol/glycerol family dehydratase large subunit translates to MKVLNAKPVNLDGFSVADADLGLIAMRSPQDPSPSLLVRDGEVLELDGKSVAEFDVIDEFIARYGIDLAVADEAMALDDAVLARMAVDVNVPRAEVVRLIGGTTPAKLARVVALLSPVEMQMAMTKLRARRTPSNQAHVTNQLDDPLLIAADAASAVAYGFREVETTVPVLGDAPSNAVALLIGSQVGTPGAMAQCSIEEALELRLGLRGLTSYAETISIYGTEQVFVDGDDTPFSKAILTSAYASRGLKMRVTSGGGAEVLMGAAERCSILYLESRCVSLARALGSQGVQNGGIDGVGVVASVPEGMKELLAENLMVMMRDLESCAGNDNLISESDIRRSAHTLPVLLAGADFVFSGFGSIPRYDNAFALSNFNSDDMDDFLVLQRDWGADGGLRTVSADHLEAVRRRAAQAVQAVYRDLGLADYDDDRVEEVVFANGSRDLPPGHPKIVAEAAASIEARQLTVFDVIAALHRTGFGDEAQAITRLTEERLRGDQLQTSAIFDDEFRVLSKLTDPNDYAGPGTGYAPTAHRQSEIDGIRQARTSSELTADQAEHYGHVIVTDVEPARQGSDPREVCIGLSPAWGRSVWLTLCGLTVGEVLRQISAGLEEEGCVPRLVRVRSTIDVGLIGLTAARLSGSGIGIGLQGKGTSLIHRRDLAPLANLELFSVAPLLTAGMYRDLGKNAARHAKGMAPVPIFTGGTDESISARYHARAVALVSLERQACEPGEPPVTVEVRRP, encoded by the coding sequence ATGAAGGTGCTCAACGCCAAACCGGTCAACCTCGACGGGTTCAGCGTCGCCGACGCCGACCTCGGCCTGATCGCGATGCGCAGTCCCCAAGACCCCTCCCCGTCGCTGCTGGTGCGCGACGGGGAGGTGCTTGAACTCGACGGCAAGTCCGTCGCCGAGTTCGACGTGATCGACGAGTTCATCGCCCGCTACGGCATCGATCTCGCGGTCGCGGACGAGGCGATGGCACTCGACGACGCCGTGCTGGCCCGCATGGCCGTCGACGTCAACGTGCCGCGGGCGGAGGTGGTGCGGCTGATCGGCGGCACCACCCCCGCCAAACTCGCGAGGGTCGTGGCACTGCTGAGCCCCGTCGAGATGCAGATGGCGATGACCAAGCTGCGCGCGAGGCGTACCCCGAGCAACCAGGCGCACGTCACCAACCAGCTCGACGACCCGCTCCTCATCGCCGCCGACGCCGCGAGCGCGGTGGCCTACGGCTTCCGCGAGGTCGAGACCACCGTGCCCGTGCTCGGTGACGCACCGTCGAACGCCGTGGCGCTGCTGATCGGCAGCCAGGTCGGGACGCCAGGGGCGATGGCGCAGTGCTCCATCGAAGAAGCGCTCGAACTGCGCCTCGGGCTGCGCGGGCTCACCAGCTATGCCGAGACCATCTCGATCTACGGCACCGAGCAGGTGTTCGTCGACGGTGACGACACCCCGTTCAGCAAGGCCATCCTGACGTCTGCCTACGCCTCCCGGGGCCTCAAGATGCGCGTCACCAGCGGCGGTGGCGCCGAAGTGCTGATGGGCGCGGCCGAGCGGTGCTCGATCCTCTACCTCGAGTCGCGGTGCGTGTCATTGGCGCGGGCGCTGGGTTCCCAGGGCGTGCAGAACGGCGGCATCGACGGCGTCGGCGTGGTGGCATCGGTGCCCGAGGGCATGAAGGAACTGCTCGCCGAGAACCTCATGGTCATGATGCGCGACCTCGAGTCGTGCGCGGGCAACGACAACTTGATCTCCGAATCCGACATCCGGCGCAGTGCCCACACGCTGCCCGTGCTGCTGGCCGGTGCCGACTTCGTCTTCTCCGGATTCGGGTCGATCCCGCGCTACGACAACGCCTTCGCGCTGTCCAACTTCAACTCCGACGACATGGACGACTTCCTGGTCCTGCAGCGCGACTGGGGCGCCGACGGCGGCCTGCGCACCGTTTCGGCCGACCACCTCGAGGCGGTACGTCGCCGCGCGGCGCAGGCCGTGCAGGCCGTCTACCGCGACCTGGGGCTCGCCGACTACGACGACGACCGCGTCGAGGAGGTGGTGTTCGCCAACGGGTCCCGCGACCTGCCGCCCGGGCACCCGAAGATCGTGGCCGAGGCGGCCGCGTCCATCGAGGCCCGGCAGTTGACGGTCTTCGACGTGATCGCCGCGCTGCACCGCACCGGGTTCGGCGACGAGGCCCAGGCGATCACGCGGCTCACCGAGGAGCGGCTGCGCGGTGACCAGCTGCAGACCTCGGCGATCTTCGACGACGAGTTCCGCGTGCTGTCCAAGCTGACCGACCCCAACGACTACGCGGGCCCGGGAACCGGTTACGCGCCGACTGCACACCGGCAATCGGAGATCGACGGGATCCGGCAGGCTCGGACGTCCTCGGAGCTGACCGCCGACCAGGCCGAGCACTACGGGCACGTGATCGTCACCGACGTCGAGCCTGCGCGGCAGGGCAGCGACCCACGCGAGGTGTGCATCGGCCTGTCGCCGGCCTGGGGCCGCAGCGTCTGGCTCACGCTGTGCGGACTGACCGTCGGCGAGGTGCTCCGGCAGATCTCGGCCGGTCTCGAGGAGGAGGGGTGCGTGCCCCGGCTGGTGCGGGTGCGCTCCACCATCGACGTCGGACTCATCGGGCTGACCGCCGCGCGACTGTCCGGGTCGGGCATCGGGATCGGGTTGCAAGGCAAGGGCACGTCGCTGATCCACCGGCGCGACCTGGCGCCGCTGGCCAACCTCGAACTGTTCAGCGTGGCACCGCTGTTGACCGCGGGCATGTACCGAGATCTCGGCAAGAACGCGGCCCGCCACGCCAAGGGGATGGCGCCCGTGCCGATCTTCACCGGCGGCACCGACGAGTCGATCTCGGCGCGGTACCACGCGCGCGCCGTCGCGCTGGTGTCCCTCGAACGCCAAGCGTGCGAGCCCGGCGAACCACCCGTCACCGTCGAGGTGCGTCGGCCATGA
- a CDS encoding BMC domain-containing protein: protein MAELRSFIFIDRLQPQTMSYLGTWIKGALPRADMAAQIIEVAPGLDIEGVTDVALKHADVMAGVLVVERQFGYLEFHGETGSVKAAADAALDELGGSADSATSPTILASRIISSVDRQHAFLINRNKIGSMVLAGESLYVLEVAPASYAILATNEAEKAADVKVVDFRMIGATGRVYLSGTEADVRQAAAAAEDALRRSGS from the coding sequence GTGGCTGAACTGCGTTCGTTCATCTTCATCGACAGGCTGCAGCCGCAGACGATGTCGTACCTCGGCACCTGGATCAAGGGTGCCCTGCCCCGCGCCGACATGGCGGCCCAGATCATCGAGGTGGCACCGGGTCTGGACATCGAGGGCGTCACCGACGTCGCCCTCAAGCACGCCGACGTCATGGCAGGCGTGCTCGTGGTGGAGCGCCAGTTCGGCTACCTGGAGTTCCACGGCGAGACGGGATCGGTCAAGGCCGCCGCCGATGCGGCCCTCGACGAACTGGGCGGCAGTGCCGACTCGGCCACGTCCCCGACGATCCTGGCCTCGCGGATCATCTCCAGCGTCGACCGACAGCACGCATTCCTGATCAACCGCAACAAGATCGGGTCGATGGTCCTGGCCGGCGAATCGCTCTACGTCCTGGAGGTGGCCCCCGCGTCGTACGCGATCCTCGCCACCAACGAGGCCGAGAAGGCAGCCGACGTGAAGGTCGTCGACTTCCGGATGATCGGTGCGACCGGCCGGGTCTACCTGTCCGGCACCGAGGCCGACGTCCGGCAGGCGGCCGCCGCAGCCGAGGACGCGCTGCGACGGAGCGGGTCGTGA
- a CDS encoding EutN/CcmL family microcompartment protein, producing MIRGTVTGQVWSTRRIEGVPPGAFLEVEVDGAGSRLIAFDVLGSGVGEQVLVAQGSVAAGWFTGTPPPVDALIIGSIDPDSTK from the coding sequence ATGATCCGGGGAACCGTCACCGGCCAGGTCTGGTCGACCCGCCGCATCGAGGGCGTACCTCCCGGCGCCTTCCTCGAGGTCGAGGTCGACGGCGCCGGATCCCGCCTCATCGCGTTCGACGTCCTGGGCAGCGGCGTCGGCGAACAGGTCCTGGTGGCCCAGGGCTCGGTGGCGGCCGGCTGGTTCACCGGCACACCACCTCCGGTCGACGCCCTGATCATCGGTTCCATCGACCCCGATTCCACCAAGTAA
- a CDS encoding aldehyde dehydrogenase family protein produces MPAVSHLLERARWAAGAYAEYDQTAVTAIVTAVADAAYAESERFAAAAVTETGMGVVADKVLKNRACSRGIVEYYRGEDFVSPTIDHARKIVEIPRPAGVVLALTPTTNPVSTIYFKVILALMTRNAVVVAPHPRARQCSVDAVHVLAEAAVNAGAPDGIVSVVEEPSIPLVEALMADERTDVIVATGGTGVVRAAYSSGNPALGVGPGNVPVFVDASADVEAAARRIVDSKAFDNSVLCTNESVLIVEEAVAGKLSAALTRNGAHILDEDGAHRLRQFMFPGGKLNTDVVGRSAAWIAEQFGLRVTPKTRLLVAPFTDVVGEEVLTHEKLCPVLGMTTVVGPDRGIRAARAVVRIAGAGHSAAIHSEDPRVITDYAAQVPVLRVSVNVGNSTGSSGLDTNLAPSMTIGTGFVGRSSIGENLQPHHLVNHTRIAYNADAGVVMPSFSGISPWRAPAGPVPAYPLASNDSGAVPQPVRRDARPAGARSNDPGIEALRAELRALVVEELAQLIKR; encoded by the coding sequence ATGCCTGCGGTGAGCCACCTGCTCGAGCGTGCACGCTGGGCTGCGGGCGCATACGCCGAGTACGACCAGACGGCGGTGACCGCGATCGTGACGGCAGTCGCCGACGCCGCCTACGCCGAGTCCGAACGCTTCGCCGCCGCCGCGGTCACCGAGACCGGGATGGGCGTCGTCGCCGACAAGGTGCTGAAGAACCGCGCCTGCTCGCGCGGGATCGTCGAGTACTACCGCGGCGAGGACTTCGTCTCCCCCACCATCGACCACGCCCGCAAGATCGTCGAGATCCCCCGTCCCGCAGGCGTTGTGCTCGCGCTGACGCCGACCACCAACCCGGTTTCGACGATCTACTTCAAGGTGATCCTCGCCCTGATGACCCGCAATGCGGTCGTCGTGGCACCTCACCCCCGCGCCCGGCAGTGCTCCGTCGACGCGGTGCACGTGCTGGCCGAGGCCGCGGTGAACGCCGGCGCCCCCGACGGCATCGTGTCGGTGGTCGAGGAGCCGTCCATACCCCTCGTCGAAGCCCTGATGGCCGACGAGCGCACCGACGTCATCGTCGCCACCGGCGGCACCGGCGTCGTGCGTGCGGCGTACTCGTCGGGCAATCCGGCACTCGGGGTCGGGCCGGGCAACGTGCCGGTCTTCGTCGACGCCAGTGCCGACGTCGAAGCCGCGGCCCGTCGCATCGTCGACAGCAAGGCCTTCGACAACTCGGTGCTGTGCACCAACGAATCCGTGCTGATCGTCGAGGAGGCGGTCGCAGGCAAGCTCAGTGCGGCACTCACCCGCAACGGCGCGCACATCCTCGACGAGGACGGCGCGCATCGGTTGCGCCAGTTCATGTTCCCCGGCGGGAAGCTCAACACCGACGTGGTGGGCCGCTCGGCGGCGTGGATCGCCGAGCAGTTCGGCCTGCGCGTGACGCCGAAGACCCGGCTGCTGGTCGCGCCCTTCACCGACGTCGTCGGCGAGGAGGTGCTCACCCACGAGAAGCTCTGCCCCGTCCTCGGCATGACGACCGTGGTGGGCCCCGATCGCGGCATCCGCGCCGCCCGCGCCGTGGTCAGGATCGCCGGAGCCGGGCACTCGGCGGCGATCCACAGCGAGGACCCGCGCGTCATCACCGACTACGCCGCGCAGGTGCCGGTGCTGCGGGTGTCGGTCAACGTCGGCAACAGCACCGGAAGCTCGGGCCTGGACACGAACCTCGCGCCGTCGATGACGATCGGCACGGGTTTCGTCGGACGCAGCTCGATCGGCGAGAACCTGCAGCCGCACCACCTCGTCAACCACACCCGGATCGCCTACAACGCCGACGCCGGCGTGGTGATGCCGAGCTTCTCGGGCATCTCGCCGTGGCGGGCGCCCGCAGGTCCGGTTCCCGCATACCCCCTGGCTTCCAACGACTCTGGCGCCGTGCCGCAACCGGTCCGTCGCGACGCCCGTCCGGCCGGTGCCCGGTCCAACGATCCGGGGATCGAGGCGCTGCGAGCCGAACTGCGCGCGTTGGTCGTCGAAGAACTCGCTCAACTGATCAAGAGGTGA
- a CDS encoding class-III pyridoxal-phosphate-dependent aminotransferase yields the protein MYDYGTFSFESKTQVLERAKTFWNPDKTQFWTDAGVDLVIDRREGYFLWDMSGRRLIDMHLNGGTYNLGHRNPEVMQALVDGMAHFDVGNHHFPSVARTALAQRLVESAPASISKVAFGSGGGEAIDIALKSARHATQRRKIVSIVKAYHGHTGLAVATGDDRFAKLFLSDQPDEFIQVPFGDVDAMEQAVRGRDVAAVIMETIPATYGFPLPPPGYLEAVKDLCVRYDALYIADEVQTGLMRTGEMWAITKHGIEPDIMVAGKGLSGGMYPITAAMLGDRAAQWLDQDGFGHISTFGGAELGCVAAIKTLEISGRPEVRSSVHYIADVFAKGLARIQADYPDWFIGIRQNGVVIGLEFDHPEGAKFVMRELYERGVWAIFSTLDPRVLQFKPGLLLSRDLCEDVLDRVDVAVGAARDSAGNSATGRRKS from the coding sequence GTGTACGACTACGGCACATTCTCGTTCGAGTCCAAGACCCAGGTGTTGGAACGGGCGAAGACGTTCTGGAACCCGGACAAGACGCAGTTCTGGACCGACGCCGGGGTCGATCTGGTCATCGACCGCCGGGAGGGCTACTTCCTCTGGGACATGAGCGGTCGCCGGCTCATCGACATGCACCTCAACGGTGGCACCTACAACCTGGGCCACCGCAACCCCGAGGTGATGCAAGCACTCGTCGACGGCATGGCGCACTTCGACGTCGGCAATCACCACTTCCCGTCGGTCGCCCGCACCGCGCTGGCGCAGCGACTCGTCGAGTCCGCGCCTGCGTCGATCAGCAAGGTGGCCTTCGGCTCCGGCGGTGGCGAGGCCATCGACATCGCGCTCAAGAGTGCCCGCCACGCCACCCAGCGCCGCAAGATCGTCTCGATCGTCAAGGCCTATCACGGGCACACCGGTCTCGCGGTCGCCACCGGCGACGATCGGTTCGCGAAACTCTTCCTCTCCGATCAGCCCGACGAGTTCATCCAGGTGCCGTTCGGTGACGTGGACGCGATGGAACAGGCCGTGCGCGGCCGCGACGTCGCCGCCGTGATCATGGAGACCATCCCCGCGACGTACGGCTTCCCCCTGCCGCCGCCGGGCTACCTCGAGGCGGTCAAGGACCTCTGCGTGCGCTACGACGCGCTCTACATCGCCGACGAGGTCCAGACGGGCCTGATGCGCACCGGCGAGATGTGGGCCATCACCAAGCACGGCATCGAACCGGACATCATGGTCGCGGGCAAGGGCCTCTCGGGCGGCATGTACCCGATCACCGCGGCGATGCTCGGCGACCGCGCCGCCCAATGGCTCGACCAGGACGGGTTCGGCCACATCTCCACCTTCGGCGGCGCCGAACTCGGCTGCGTCGCTGCGATCAAGACCCTCGAGATCAGCGGCAGGCCCGAGGTGCGGTCGTCGGTGCACTACATCGCCGACGTCTTCGCCAAGGGGTTGGCCCGCATTCAGGCCGACTACCCGGACTGGTTCATCGGCATCCGCCAGAACGGCGTGGTGATCGGACTCGAGTTCGACCACCCGGAGGGCGCCAAGTTCGTGATGCGCGAACTGTACGAGCGCGGGGTGTGGGCGATCTTCTCCACGCTCGATCCCCGTGTGCTGCAGTTCAAGCCGGGCCTGCTACTCAGCCGTGACCTGTGCGAGGACGTCCTGGATCGCGTGGACGTGGCGGTCGGCGCGGCGCGCGACTCGGCGGGCAATTCAGCCACTGGACGGAGGAAGTCGTGA
- a CDS encoding phosphotransferase enzyme family protein, with product MDAPEMDDPRPEATFVADDVEVAELALASYDISPESRLRLLNLSENATYAVEDATTGDKSILRVHRKDYHRRHEIESELDWLEALRRDSDVTVPTVLPTRDGQRVVTVEHDGTARHVVHFDMVAGVEPDEETLTVHDFHTLGCITASLHDHSRSWTRPQGFGRFSWDWRHSLGDTPRWGRWQDAVGVGESEAVTLGRAAQLLEQRLADYGTGPDTFGLVHADLRLANLLVDGDTITVIDFDDCGFGWYFYDFGTAVSFFEDDPAVPEWQEAWVSGYRSRRPLASSDEAMLPSFVLLRRLLLLAWMGSHSHSRESQAMSITYAEGSCALAERYLTFNGQRLA from the coding sequence ATGGACGCACCCGAGATGGACGACCCGCGACCCGAGGCGACCTTCGTGGCCGACGACGTCGAGGTCGCCGAACTGGCCTTGGCGTCCTACGACATCTCGCCCGAGTCGCGGCTGCGACTGCTCAACCTGTCCGAGAACGCCACGTACGCAGTCGAGGACGCGACCACCGGGGACAAGTCGATCCTGCGGGTGCACCGTAAGGACTACCACCGGCGCCACGAGATCGAGTCCGAACTCGACTGGCTCGAGGCGCTGCGGCGGGACAGCGACGTCACCGTCCCCACGGTGCTGCCCACTCGCGACGGGCAGCGCGTCGTGACGGTCGAGCACGACGGCACCGCCCGCCACGTCGTGCACTTCGACATGGTGGCAGGCGTCGAGCCCGACGAGGAGACACTGACGGTCCACGACTTCCACACGCTGGGCTGCATCACCGCATCGCTGCACGACCATTCGCGGTCGTGGACGCGTCCGCAGGGCTTCGGCAGGTTCTCCTGGGACTGGCGGCACAGCCTCGGCGACACCCCGCGCTGGGGCCGCTGGCAGGACGCCGTCGGCGTCGGCGAGTCCGAGGCCGTCACGCTCGGGCGTGCGGCGCAACTGCTCGAGCAGCGGCTGGCCGACTACGGGACGGGCCCGGACACGTTCGGCCTCGTCCACGCCGACCTGCGCCTGGCCAACCTGCTCGTCGACGGTGACACCATCACCGTGATCGACTTCGACGACTGCGGATTCGGTTGGTACTTCTACGACTTCGGCACCGCCGTGTCCTTCTTCGAGGACGACCCCGCCGTGCCCGAGTGGCAGGAGGCGTGGGTGTCGGGCTACCGGTCGCGGCGCCCACTGGCATCATCGGACGAGGCGATGCTCCCGAGCTTCGTGCTGCTACGCAGGCTGCTGCTACTGGCGTGGATGGGCTCGCACAGCCATTCGCGTGAGTCGCAGGCCATGTCGATCACCTACGCCGAGGGCAGCTGCGCCCTCGCCGAGCGGTACCTCACCTTCAACGGCCAACGCCTGGCCTGA